One Solanum pennellii chromosome 10, SPENNV200 genomic region harbors:
- the LOC107032242 gene encoding 50S ribosomal protein 5 alpha, chloroplastic — translation MALLFTIMTPPATRLSCHSSSTSSVFAHSFSRFCNDPIALQAKSHISYYIRAPFILKERCVLIAEAASDIDSGDSDNLESDEESLSFDNLPLESKLQLKLEQKMKMKLAKNIRLRRKKLVRKRRLRKKGRWPPSKLKKNKNV, via the exons ATGGCTCTACTGTTCACCATCATGACTCCTCCCGCTACTCGTCTCTCTTGTCATtcatcttcaacttcttcaGTGTTTGCTCACTCAT TCTCCAGGTTTTGCAACGATCCCATTGCTTTGCAAGCAAAGTCACATATCAGTTACTATATTCGAGCACCCTTTATCTTAAAAGAGAGGTGTGTTTTGATTGCTGAGGCAGCATCTGATATTGATAGCGGGGATTCTGATAATCTGGAGAGTGATGAGGAAAGCTTGTCTTTTGATAACCTGCCATTGGAGTCTAAGCTTCAGCTGAAGCTTGAACAGAAGATGAAAATGAAGTTGGCAAAGAACATTAGATTACGAAGGAAGAAACTTGTCAGGAAGCGCCGCCTTAGGAAGAAGGGGAGATGGCCACCTTCAAAgttgaagaagaacaagaatgTGTAG